A region of Pyxidicoccus parkwaysis DNA encodes the following proteins:
- a CDS encoding APC family permease, translating to MTTPPSAPPADLGMKRAVSRWEIVGFSINDVIGSGVYLLPAAAAANLGSASVGAIVLAGLGVFLLVLCFAEAASYFDKPGSAYVYTREAFGDLVGFEVGWMTWLARVSSVASLSAGFARALGYLWPQANDGVGRALAIALPLLVLTAINVVGVKSGARTAVFLAITKTVPLLLFIGVGIFSMSWAQATSVSAKPDGSLGEAVLLLLFAYAGFENTAAPAGEFKNPKRDVPFALVVQIGVVTFIYTAVQWVALGTLPGVVDSATPLADAAARFLGGWGGLLMTVGAVLSILGTNSNTVLAGPRYLYALARDGFGPAALASLHPRFRTPTVAILTQTAIALPLAFSGSFEVLATLSVVARLATYFGTAMAVPVLRRKLQQQPGAFRIPGGPVVPMAAAALCIVFAMSAQTRNLIAGAVALIVGGALYALRSPARTAAPE from the coding sequence ATGACGACTCCCCCTTCCGCGCCTCCCGCGGACCTCGGAATGAAGCGCGCGGTGTCCCGCTGGGAAATCGTGGGCTTCTCCATCAACGACGTCATCGGAAGTGGCGTGTACCTGCTGCCCGCGGCGGCGGCGGCGAACCTCGGCTCGGCGAGCGTGGGCGCCATCGTGCTCGCGGGGCTGGGCGTGTTCCTGCTGGTGCTCTGCTTCGCGGAGGCCGCGAGCTACTTCGACAAGCCGGGCAGTGCGTACGTCTACACGCGCGAGGCCTTCGGCGACCTGGTGGGCTTCGAGGTGGGGTGGATGACGTGGCTCGCCCGCGTGTCCTCGGTGGCGTCGCTGTCCGCGGGCTTCGCGCGGGCGCTGGGCTACCTGTGGCCGCAAGCGAATGACGGCGTGGGGCGCGCGCTCGCGATTGCCCTGCCGCTGCTGGTGCTCACCGCCATCAACGTGGTGGGTGTGAAATCCGGAGCGCGCACGGCCGTCTTCCTGGCGATTACCAAGACGGTGCCGCTGCTGCTCTTCATCGGCGTGGGCATCTTCTCCATGTCCTGGGCGCAGGCGACGTCCGTGTCGGCAAAGCCCGACGGCAGCCTGGGCGAGGCGGTGCTGCTGCTCCTCTTCGCCTACGCGGGCTTCGAGAACACGGCGGCGCCAGCGGGTGAGTTCAAGAACCCGAAGCGCGACGTGCCCTTCGCGCTGGTGGTGCAGATTGGCGTCGTCACGTTCATCTACACGGCGGTGCAGTGGGTGGCGCTGGGCACGCTGCCGGGCGTGGTGGACTCGGCGACGCCGCTGGCGGACGCGGCGGCGCGCTTCCTCGGGGGCTGGGGAGGACTGCTGATGACGGTGGGGGCGGTGCTCTCCATCCTCGGCACCAACAGCAACACGGTGCTCGCGGGGCCGCGCTACCTGTACGCGCTGGCACGCGACGGCTTCGGCCCGGCGGCGCTGGCGTCGCTGCACCCGCGCTTCCGCACACCCACGGTGGCCATCCTCACGCAGACGGCCATTGCCCTGCCGCTGGCCTTCTCGGGCTCGTTCGAGGTGCTGGCCACGCTGTCGGTGGTGGCGCGACTGGCCACGTACTTCGGCACGGCCATGGCCGTCCCCGTGCTGCGGCGCAAGCTTCAGCAGCAGCCGGGCGCGTTCCGAATTCCCGGCGGGCCGGTGGTGCCCATGGCCGCCGCCGCGCTGTGTATCGTCTTCGCGATGAGCGCGCAGACGCGCAACCTCATCGCCGGGGCCGTTGCCCTCATCGTGGGCGGCGCGCTGTACGCCCTGCGCAGCCCCGCGCGAACGGCGGCGCCGGAGTAG
- a CDS encoding transglutaminase-like domain-containing protein, with product MQGPREAVPQTSSGWMQGISVVVTVAMVVLSLQPMAAAAQPAMRLAAARAQRLAHGAVPSGPASPAPFLSPMASQGTGANRCELSGLKRPEPTAEERYGERLVAVAERAKQTRPLARGARLEDVKALRTQLAEAVASGAAMDASFLAAERELKAQKLPPVALERHRAAVKQVRARQVQLQQLSARLARADDANQPAERAAAVEQVAAFFEQNPQGRTHQRARLDKLPFRAPDAQVREPATTPEAFPLTLAPEDAGRRMDGARAKAGAQASLAVPVPADALAATEDVQLTQPIRDLAASLHNNPVEIYNWVRNNIQWVPSYGSLQGSDFTLLNRRGNAFDTSSLLIALYRAAGIPARYVYGTIEVPVGQVMNWVGGVTRPDAAQQLMGQGGIPSVALANGGAIRSIRMEHVWVEALVDFVPSRGAINKEPDTWVAMDASFKQYTYAAPVDLKGTVPVDVDTAAAQIMATATEDLQTGSFTNLDLAAYDAWTQKMRSDIEAQYGTERKLSDYTGSRTIIPETGSVLAGSLPNKVVARTTSFTRLPDSLRHRVELTLYASSWDRLMGESSLTWTVDLPSLAGKRLGVTYAPATAADAAVLASYRSSPGDSLPLYQIQVRPVVQVDGVDQAQGPASAMGTEQTWEARFLSPGDPGSAPEEFEVAAGEEMVFGINGSGVTQEMIHRRFAQVPSDTAAENLNTVALYYWAQYDALAEAVASTRNALVMRMPSIGLFSVPLQVGYFFGIPRTGTYVSRQMDVARSLLAVVDKANGDTAEIYRLTGTFGSLLEGRTFDALFKREQGSGVSAVQLLREANQQQIPIYRITAENYEAIAPRLNLPADIKNEIYDAVLAGKHVIVSERAPTHGNWKGAGYIIEDPDTGAAAYLINGGLNGGSDDPCDPDRNREPVRVPIVEIILIAFIIAAIILLIMSLPALAPAAGAALKPALAGLLILLGLGAASPAFAGPSPSFPGNGMVPPGDCTIAQHLALQAVVDLECHGAPSCRPYPVRGASCVLLQAAKDRNLRCALARSTVNNTCFRGGNQTHYDEEVIAYQRVALCECRLATNGCPP from the coding sequence ATGCAGGGACCTCGTGAAGCAGTGCCCCAGACCTCCAGTGGTTGGATGCAGGGCATCTCGGTGGTGGTAACGGTGGCGATGGTCGTCCTCTCGCTGCAGCCCATGGCGGCGGCGGCACAGCCGGCCATGCGCCTGGCGGCGGCGCGGGCACAGCGGCTGGCCCACGGCGCGGTGCCGTCCGGCCCGGCCTCGCCGGCGCCCTTCCTGTCGCCCATGGCGTCCCAGGGCACGGGGGCCAACCGGTGCGAGCTGTCCGGGCTGAAGCGGCCCGAGCCCACGGCGGAGGAACGGTACGGCGAGCGGCTCGTCGCGGTGGCGGAGCGCGCGAAGCAGACGCGGCCCCTGGCGCGAGGCGCGCGGCTGGAGGACGTGAAGGCGCTCCGCACGCAGCTCGCGGAGGCGGTGGCGTCGGGCGCGGCGATGGACGCCTCGTTCCTGGCGGCCGAGCGGGAATTGAAGGCGCAGAAGCTGCCGCCCGTGGCGCTGGAGCGGCACCGCGCGGCGGTGAAGCAGGTGCGCGCCCGCCAGGTGCAGCTCCAGCAGTTGTCGGCGCGGCTGGCCCGAGCGGATGACGCCAACCAGCCGGCGGAGCGCGCCGCCGCGGTGGAGCAGGTGGCCGCCTTCTTCGAGCAGAACCCGCAGGGCCGCACGCACCAGCGCGCGCGGCTGGACAAGCTGCCGTTCCGCGCGCCCGACGCCCAGGTGCGCGAGCCGGCCACCACGCCCGAGGCCTTCCCGCTGACGCTGGCTCCGGAGGACGCGGGGCGGCGCATGGATGGGGCTCGCGCGAAGGCCGGTGCACAGGCCTCGCTGGCGGTGCCGGTGCCCGCGGACGCGCTGGCGGCGACGGAGGACGTTCAGCTCACCCAGCCCATCCGCGACCTCGCGGCCTCGCTGCACAACAACCCGGTGGAGATCTACAACTGGGTGCGCAACAACATCCAGTGGGTGCCCAGCTATGGCTCGCTCCAGGGCAGTGACTTCACGCTGCTCAACCGGCGGGGCAATGCCTTCGACACCTCGAGCCTGCTGATTGCCCTGTACCGCGCGGCCGGCATTCCCGCGCGCTACGTGTACGGCACCATCGAGGTGCCGGTGGGCCAGGTGATGAACTGGGTGGGCGGCGTCACGCGGCCGGATGCGGCGCAGCAGCTCATGGGGCAGGGCGGCATCCCCAGCGTCGCGCTCGCCAATGGTGGTGCCATCCGGAGCATCCGGATGGAGCACGTCTGGGTGGAGGCGCTAGTGGACTTCGTCCCGTCGCGCGGCGCCATCAACAAGGAGCCGGACACCTGGGTGGCGATGGATGCGTCCTTCAAACAGTACACCTACGCCGCGCCGGTGGACCTGAAGGGCACGGTGCCGGTGGACGTGGACACGGCGGCGGCGCAAATCATGGCCACGGCCACCGAGGACCTGCAGACGGGCTCCTTCACCAACCTGGACCTGGCCGCGTACGACGCGTGGACGCAGAAGATGCGCTCGGACATCGAGGCCCAGTACGGGACGGAGCGGAAGCTGTCCGACTACACCGGCAGCCGCACCATCATCCCCGAGACGGGCAGCGTGCTGGCGGGGTCGCTCCCGAACAAGGTGGTGGCCCGCACCACCAGCTTCACGCGGCTGCCGGACAGCCTGCGCCACCGCGTGGAGCTCACGCTGTACGCGTCGTCGTGGGACAGGCTCATGGGTGAGTCCTCGCTCACGTGGACGGTGGACCTGCCCTCGCTGGCGGGCAAGCGGCTGGGCGTGACGTACGCGCCCGCCACGGCGGCGGACGCGGCGGTGCTCGCGAGCTACCGCAGCAGCCCCGGCGACAGCCTTCCGCTGTACCAGATTCAGGTGCGCCCGGTGGTGCAGGTGGACGGCGTGGACCAGGCGCAGGGCCCCGCGAGCGCCATGGGCACGGAGCAGACGTGGGAGGCGCGGTTCCTCTCGCCGGGAGACCCGGGCAGCGCGCCGGAGGAGTTCGAGGTGGCGGCGGGCGAGGAGATGGTGTTCGGCATCAACGGCTCCGGAGTGACGCAGGAGATGATTCACCGGCGCTTCGCGCAGGTGCCGTCGGACACGGCGGCGGAGAACCTGAACACGGTGGCGCTGTACTACTGGGCCCAGTACGACGCGCTGGCCGAGGCGGTGGCCTCCACGCGCAACGCGCTCGTCATGCGCATGCCGTCCATCGGCCTGTTCTCGGTGCCGCTGCAGGTGGGGTACTTCTTCGGCATTCCCCGTACGGGCACGTACGTGTCGCGGCAGATGGATGTGGCGCGCTCGCTGCTCGCGGTGGTGGACAAGGCGAACGGCGACACGGCGGAAATCTACCGGCTGACGGGCACGTTCGGCTCGCTGCTGGAGGGGCGCACGTTCGACGCGCTCTTCAAGCGTGAGCAGGGCTCGGGCGTGTCGGCGGTGCAGCTCCTGAGGGAGGCCAACCAGCAGCAGATTCCCATCTACCGAATCACCGCGGAGAACTACGAGGCCATCGCGCCCCGGCTGAACCTCCCGGCGGACATCAAGAATGAAATCTACGACGCAGTGCTGGCGGGCAAGCACGTCATCGTGTCCGAGCGCGCTCCGACGCACGGCAACTGGAAGGGCGCGGGCTACATCATCGAGGACCCGGACACGGGGGCGGCAGCGTACCTCATCAACGGCGGCCTGAATGGCGGCTCGGATGACCCGTGCGACCCGGACCGCAATCGCGAGCCGGTGCGCGTTCCCATCGTCGAAATCATCCTCATCGCCTTCATCATCGCGGCCATCATCCTGCTGATCATGTCGCTGCCGGCCCTGGCTCCCGCGGCGGGTGCGGCGCTGAAGCCCGCGCTGGCCGGGCTGCTGATACTTCTGGGATTGGGCGCGGCGAGTCCCGCCTTCGCTGGGCCTTCTCCATCCTTCCCGGGCAACGGCATGGTGCCTCCGGGTGACTGCACCATCGCGCAGCACCTGGCGCTACAGGCGGTGGTGGACCTGGAATGCCATGGCGCTCCGAGCTGCAGGCCGTACCCGGTGCGTGGCGCCAGCTGTGTGCTGTTGCAGGCGGCCAAGGACCGGAACCTGCGGTGCGCGCTGGCGCGCAGTACGGTGAACAACACCTGCTTCCGGGGCGGCAACCAGACGCACTACGACGAGGAGGTCATCGCCTACCAGCGCGTGGCACTCTGCGAGTGCCGACTGGCCACGAACGGGTGCCCTCCCTGA
- a CDS encoding flavin-containing monooxygenase: protein MPPRHAPHFPIAIVGSGFGGLGMAIRLKESGFQDFVIFERSHDVGGVWRDNSYPGCACDVQSHLYSFSFAPNPSWSRAFSPQGEIHAYLRDCADRFGVRPHVRFQHAVQDARWNDAEQCWHIQTSEGLYTANVLISAVGGLSEPSIPHLPGLERFQGKVMHSARWDHGYALEGRRVAVIGTGASAIQFVPAIQPQVGRLLLFQRTPPWVVPRNDRSIPERMRRLYQRLPGTQRFMRGLIYALRELLALGFMHPWILRLVQRRALEHLEKSIPDPVLRAKVTPKYTLGCKRVLVSDDYLPTLAKPNVDVITDGIRELREHSIVTADGTEHAADAVILGTGFHVTDMPMMHHIHGRDGRSLAQAWGGTMKAHLGTTIHGFPNLFMLLGPNTGLGHTSVILMIESQIDHVLGALRYLEGRGLAAVEPTPEAQADFVQQLDTRMSGTVWKQGGCESWYIDATGRISTLWPGFTFSFRRRVERFEPSEYIAIFPHRQKRPAALPAPSREVVHA from the coding sequence GTGCCCCCAAGACACGCGCCCCACTTCCCCATCGCCATCGTGGGAAGTGGCTTCGGTGGCCTCGGCATGGCCATCCGCCTCAAGGAGTCGGGCTTCCAGGACTTCGTCATCTTCGAGCGCTCCCACGACGTGGGTGGCGTCTGGCGTGACAACTCGTACCCGGGCTGTGCGTGCGACGTGCAGTCCCACCTCTACTCGTTCTCCTTCGCGCCCAATCCGTCCTGGTCCCGCGCCTTCTCCCCGCAGGGGGAAATCCACGCCTACCTGCGAGACTGCGCGGATCGCTTCGGCGTCCGTCCGCATGTACGCTTCCAGCATGCCGTCCAGGACGCCCGCTGGAATGACGCCGAGCAGTGCTGGCACATCCAGACCTCGGAAGGGCTCTACACGGCGAATGTGCTCATCTCCGCCGTGGGAGGCCTGAGTGAGCCCTCCATTCCCCACCTGCCAGGCCTGGAGCGCTTCCAGGGCAAGGTGATGCACTCGGCGCGGTGGGACCATGGCTACGCGCTCGAGGGGAGGCGGGTGGCCGTCATCGGCACCGGCGCGTCCGCCATCCAGTTCGTCCCCGCCATCCAACCCCAGGTGGGCCGGCTCCTCCTCTTCCAGCGCACGCCGCCCTGGGTGGTGCCCAGGAATGATCGCTCCATCCCCGAGCGCATGCGCCGGCTGTACCAGCGTCTGCCGGGCACGCAGCGGTTCATGCGGGGGCTCATCTACGCGCTGCGCGAGTTGCTGGCGCTCGGGTTCATGCACCCGTGGATTCTGCGCCTCGTGCAGCGGCGCGCGCTCGAGCACCTGGAGAAGTCCATCCCGGACCCGGTGCTGCGCGCGAAGGTGACGCCGAAGTACACGCTGGGCTGCAAGCGCGTGCTCGTCTCGGATGACTACCTGCCCACGCTCGCGAAGCCGAACGTAGACGTCATCACCGACGGCATCCGCGAGCTACGCGAGCACTCCATCGTCACCGCGGACGGCACCGAGCACGCCGCCGATGCCGTCATCCTCGGCACCGGCTTCCACGTGACGGACATGCCGATGATGCACCACATCCACGGGCGCGACGGGCGCTCGCTGGCCCAGGCGTGGGGCGGCACCATGAAGGCGCACCTGGGCACCACCATCCACGGCTTCCCCAACCTCTTCATGCTGCTGGGACCCAACACGGGGCTGGGCCACACGTCCGTCATCCTGATGATTGAGAGCCAGATTGACCACGTCCTCGGAGCGCTCCGCTACCTGGAGGGACGCGGGCTGGCCGCGGTGGAGCCCACGCCCGAGGCCCAGGCGGACTTCGTCCAGCAGCTCGACACGCGCATGTCCGGGACGGTGTGGAAGCAGGGCGGCTGCGAGAGCTGGTACATCGACGCCACCGGGCGCATCTCCACGCTCTGGCCGGGCTTCACCTTCTCCTTCCGGCGCCGCGTGGAGCGCTTCGAGCCCTCCGAGTACATCGCCATCTTCCCGCATCGCCAGAAGCGGCCCGCCGCGCTTCCCGCGCCGTCGCGCGAGGTGGTCCATGCCTGA
- a CDS encoding QsdR family transcriptional regulator, whose amino-acid sequence MKSPRAYTRRASSEAPERPSPPVRRSRAPVRATPLAQRLEVPSKATPQELFALALDWWKRGERFDIGRMAQAMGVSRATVFRWVGSRELLYGEVISSLFEAALATARKGARGEGPEFVADVTRRLFDLLVTDAPLRTFVQQDAEYAMRILMSRSSTVEQRCAASIRASLEEGVKQGHLRPVMDLDALAYVIIRIGESFLYRDAITGDPVDVESAITAIRILLTVEKQDVRWKGR is encoded by the coding sequence GTGAAGTCGCCTCGCGCGTACACGCGCCGCGCCTCGTCCGAGGCTCCGGAGCGCCCCTCGCCTCCCGTCCGCCGCTCGCGTGCGCCCGTGCGGGCCACGCCGCTGGCGCAGCGGTTGGAGGTGCCGTCGAAGGCCACGCCGCAGGAGCTCTTCGCCCTGGCGTTGGACTGGTGGAAGCGGGGCGAGCGCTTCGACATCGGCCGCATGGCGCAGGCGATGGGCGTCAGCCGCGCCACGGTGTTCCGCTGGGTGGGCAGCCGCGAGCTGCTCTATGGCGAGGTCATCTCCTCGTTGTTCGAGGCGGCCCTCGCCACCGCCCGGAAGGGAGCGCGCGGGGAAGGGCCGGAGTTCGTCGCGGACGTCACCCGGCGGCTGTTCGACCTGCTGGTGACGGATGCGCCGCTGCGCACCTTCGTGCAGCAGGACGCCGAGTACGCCATGCGCATCCTGATGTCGCGCAGCAGCACGGTGGAGCAGCGCTGCGCCGCGAGCATCCGCGCGTCGCTGGAGGAGGGCGTGAAGCAGGGCCACCTCCGGCCGGTGATGGATTTGGACGCGCTGGCCTACGTCATCATCCGCATCGGCGAGTCCTTCCTCTACCGCGATGCGATTACGGGCGACCCGGTGGACGTGGAGTCCGCAATCACAGCCATCCGCATCCTCCTCACAGTGGAGAAGCAGGACGTGCGCTGGAAGGGGCGCTGA
- a CDS encoding FBP domain-containing protein, with amino-acid sequence MFRFENDRALIESFRPRDRRVIEMPDGISFPLFVRDYLAWTETSGARVYLIFSAPGSRKPIGIIFRREPPGGEPTYRMCEWCHSYGTSAEVGMLTTDVDNKRRVGVTLCNDLRCKEKLEDAADRAGRHPLQVLEELNARMFRFAHEALGIDSQPQPAV; translated from the coding sequence GTGTTTCGATTCGAGAACGACCGGGCGCTCATCGAGTCCTTCCGCCCGCGAGACCGTCGGGTCATCGAGATGCCCGACGGCATCAGCTTCCCGCTCTTCGTCCGGGACTACCTCGCGTGGACGGAGACGTCCGGCGCGCGCGTGTACCTCATCTTCTCCGCACCCGGCAGCCGCAAGCCCATCGGCATCATCTTCCGCCGCGAGCCGCCGGGCGGGGAGCCGACCTATCGCATGTGCGAGTGGTGCCACAGCTACGGCACGTCCGCCGAGGTGGGCATGCTCACCACGGACGTGGACAACAAGCGCCGCGTCGGCGTGACGCTGTGCAATGACTTGCGCTGCAAGGAGAAGCTGGAGGACGCGGCGGACCGTGCCGGGCGTCACCCGCTTCAGGTCCTCGAGGAGCTCAACGCGCGCATGTTCCGTTTCGCGCACGAGGCGCTCGGCATCGATTCACAGCCGCAGCCCGCAGTGTAG
- a CDS encoding SDR family NAD(P)-dependent oxidoreductase, producing MKTVKNRVAAITGAGSGIGRATAVLLARNGCNVALSDVNEQGLAETAELCRAQGVKVDAARVDVAKREGVHDWADAVARNLGAVHVVVNNAGVALGATIEDTKYEDFEWLMNINFWGVVYGTKAFLPHLRAAGEGHIVNVSSVFGLIGVPTQAAYNSAKFAVKGFTEALRQELEVEGVPIGVTCVHPGGIKTNIARNARMTYRKGWTDERSSSDFEKSFATTPEKAASDILAAILKNRRRQLIGGDAVLIDLMQRMLPTLYQRILVAGAKRRRRKLLESTA from the coding sequence ATGAAGACGGTGAAGAACAGAGTCGCCGCGATTACCGGCGCGGGCTCGGGCATTGGCCGGGCCACGGCGGTATTGCTGGCGCGCAATGGCTGCAACGTCGCGCTGTCGGACGTGAATGAGCAGGGCCTCGCCGAGACGGCGGAGTTGTGCCGCGCGCAAGGCGTGAAGGTGGATGCCGCGCGGGTGGACGTCGCGAAGCGCGAGGGGGTGCATGACTGGGCGGACGCGGTGGCGAGGAACCTGGGCGCCGTGCACGTCGTCGTCAACAACGCGGGTGTCGCACTGGGAGCCACCATCGAGGACACGAAGTACGAGGACTTCGAGTGGCTGATGAACATCAACTTCTGGGGCGTGGTGTATGGCACCAAGGCCTTCCTCCCGCACCTGCGCGCGGCGGGTGAGGGCCACATCGTCAACGTCTCCAGCGTGTTCGGCCTCATCGGCGTGCCCACGCAGGCCGCGTACAACTCCGCCAAGTTCGCGGTGAAGGGCTTCACCGAGGCGCTGCGCCAGGAGTTGGAGGTGGAGGGCGTGCCCATCGGCGTCACCTGCGTCCACCCCGGCGGCATCAAGACGAACATCGCCCGCAACGCGCGGATGACGTACCGCAAGGGCTGGACGGACGAGCGCTCGAGCAGCGACTTCGAGAAGAGCTTCGCCACCACGCCGGAGAAGGCCGCCTCGGACATCCTCGCGGCCATCCTCAAGAACCGGCGGCGCCAGCTCATCGGCGGTGACGCCGTCCTCATCGACCTGATGCAGCGGATGCTGCCCACGCTGTATCAGCGCATCCTGGTGGCCGGGGCGAAGCGCCGTCGGCGCAAGCTGCTGGAGAGCACCGCGTGA